The following are encoded in a window of Vigna unguiculata cultivar IT97K-499-35 chromosome 8, ASM411807v1, whole genome shotgun sequence genomic DNA:
- the LOC114194468 gene encoding phytoene synthase 2, chloroplastic produces the protein MSVTLLWVASFPGLEVSRSPGLFDSIQHAKFLDSSKVMSQDYGSIRAKDRERRWRFYSLSTDMKYACVGRSGLERASNFPMVANVLANPAAGEVAVSSEQKVYDVVLKQASLVKRKFGSMGEIDARPDIALPGNLSLLSEAYDRCGEVCAEYAKTFYLGTLLMTPERQRAIWAIYVWCRRTDELVDGPNASQITPGALDRWESRLEELFQGRPFDMLDAALSDTVARFPVDIQPFKDMIEGMRMDLKKSRYKNFDELYLYCYYVAGTVGIMSVPIMGISPYSQATTESVYNAALALGIANQLTNILRDVGEDASRGRVYLPQDELAQAGLSDEDIFAGKVTDKWRNFMKSQIKRARMFFDEAEKGVTELNEASRWPVWASLLLYRQILDEIEANDYNNFTRRAYVGKTKKFLSLPVAFARSMVPPSKVLSPVMKT, from the exons ATGTCTGTGACATTACTATGGGTTGCTTCCTTCCCTGGTTTGGAGGTTTCGCGTTCCCCCGGGTTATTTGATTCTATCCAACATGCGAAGTTCTTGGATTCTTCGAAGGTTATGTCTCAAGATTATGGGTCGATTAGAGCGAAGGATAGGGAGAGGAGATGGAGATTTTACTCTTTGAGTACAGACATGAAGTATGCATGTGTTGGACGGTCTGGCTTAGAACGTGCTAGCAACTTCCCTATGGTAGCGAATGTGCTAGCAAACCCAGCAGCTGGAGAAGTGGCTGTTTCATCAGAGCAGAAGGTCTATGATGTGGTGTTGAAGCAGGCATCTTTGGTTAAGAGGAAGTTTGGCTCTATGGGTGAAATTGATGCAAGACCAGATATTGCTCTGCCTGGGAATTTGAGTTTGTTGAGTGAAGCATATGATCGTTGTGGAGAAGTTTGTGCAGAATATGCTAAAACATTTTACCTGG GAACTCTCCTAATGACTCCCGAAAGACAAAGAGCTATTTGGGCAATATATG TGTGGTGCAGGAGAACAGATGAACTTGTTGATGGCCCTAATGCTTCTCAAATTACACCAGGTGCTTTGGATAGGTGGGAATCAAGACTGGAAGAACTTTTTCAGGGTCGTCCATTTGATATGCTTGATGCTGCTTTATCTGATACAGTTGCCAGATTTCCTGTTGATATCCAG CCATTTAAAGATATGATAGAAGGAATGAGAATGGATCTTAAGAAGTCGAGATACAAAAACTTTGATGAACTATATCTTTACTGTTACTATGTTGCTGGGACAGTCGGTATAATGAGTGTTCCAATCATGGGCATTTCTCCATATTCACAAGCCACAACTGAGAGTGTTTACAATGCTGCCTTGGCCCTGGGAATTGCAAATCAGTTAACAAACATCCTCAGAGATGTTGGAGAGGA TGCCAGCAGAGGAAGAGTGTATCTACCTCAAGATGAGTTGGCTCAAGCAGGGCTCTCAGATGAAGACATATTTGCTGGTAAGGTGACAGACAAGTGGAGGAACTTCATGAAGAGCCAAATAAAAAGAGCTAGAATGTTTTTTGATGAGGCAGAAAAGGGAGTGACGGAGCTCAATGAAGCTAGCAGATGGCCG GTTTGGGCGTCCTTGCTGTTGTATCGCCAGATTTTGGACGAGATTGAAGCTAATGATTACAACAATTTCACCAGAAGGGCTTATGTGGGCAAAACCAAGAAGTTTCTTTCCTTGCCAGTGGCTTTTGCTAGATCTATGGTTCCTCCATCAAAAGTACTATCTCCTGTAATGAAAACCTAA
- the LOC114193434 gene encoding protein SET DOMAIN GROUP 40 isoform X1: MEQEQQNLESFLTWAAQLGISDSSTPTNQPQHSPSSCLGSSLCVAHFPHSGGRGLGAVRDLRRGEIVLRVPKSALMTRENVMEDEKLCFAVNRHSCLSSTQILIVCLLYEMGKGKTSRWHPYLMHLPHTYDILAMFGEFEKRALQVDEAVWVTEKAILKAKSEWKESHALMEDLMFRPQFLTFKAWVWAAATISSRTLHIPWDEAGCLCPVGDLFNYDAPGEESDIEDLEHLLSNSSIHDTNLLNGGKNIMVDAEQLDSHSQRLTDGGFEEDVNAYCFYARAHYKKGDQVLLCYGTYTNLELLEHYGFLLQENPNDKVFIPLEPTIYLSTSWSMESLYIHHNGKPSFALLAALRLWATPQNKRKSVGHLVYSGSQVSADNEIFITKWLSKTCATVLKNLPTSIDEDTLLLNAMHSSQDFFTFMEITKSMSSRDEIYTFLEAHDMKDAHSFTDEILSRKARRSMDRWKLAVQWRLKYKKVLFDSISYCTEILDSFIK, encoded by the exons ATGGAGCAGGAACAACAAAACCTTGAAAGCTTCTTAACATGGGCAGCACAACTTGGAATATCAGACTCATCAACACCCACCAACCAACCTCAACACTCTCCTTCCTCATGTTTGGGTTCTTCTTTATGTGTCGCTCATTTTCCTCACTCTGGCGG GAGAGGTTTGGGTGCTGTGAGAGACCTTAGGAGAGGGGAAATCGTTCTCAGAGTTCCAAAATCTGCTTTAATGACAAGAGAGAATGTTATGGAAGATGAAAAGCTCTGTTTTGCTGTCAATAGACACTCTTGTCTATCCTCAACTCAG ATATTGATCGTTTGCTTGTTGTATGAAATGGGTAAAGGGAAGACTTCAAGGTGGCATCCTTACCTAATGCATTTGCCACACACTTATGACATACTAGCCATGTTTGGTGAATTTGAGAAGCGTGCTCTGCAA GTGGATGAAGCGGTGTGGGTCACCGAAAAAGCTATACTAAAGGCCAAATCAGAGTGGAAAGAATCTCATGCTTTGATGGAAGATCTCATGTTTAGGCCCCAGTTTTTAACATTTAAGGCTTGGGTTTGGGCTGCTGCAACG ATATCTTCTCGAACATTGCATATACCATGGGATGAAGCTGGGTGCTTATGCCCTGTGGGTGACTTGTTTAATTATGATGCACCTGGAGAGGAGTCTGACATTGAGGATTTAGAACATTTGCTATCAAACTCTTCCATTCACGATACAAACTTATTAAATGGAGGCAAGAATATAATGGTAGATGCAGAACAGCTTGATTCTCATTCCCAAAGATTAACTGATGGTGGGTTTGAGGAAGATGTTAATGCATATTGCTTCTATGCCAGGGCACATTACAAGAAAGGCGATCAG GTTCTATTATGCTATGGAACTTACACAAACTTGGAGCTTCTTGAACACTATGGCTTTCTCCTACAAGAAAATCCAAATGACAAAGTTTTTATCCCTTTGGAACCAACTATATATCTTTCCACTTCATGGTCTATGGAATCACTCTATATCCATCATAATGGGAAGCCTTCATTTGCACTACTTGCTGCATTGCGGTTGTGGGCAACCCCTCAAAACAAGAGGAAGTCTGTAGGACATCTTGTGTATTCTGGTTCCCAAGTGTCAGCAGACAATGAAATTTTCATCACGAAATGGCTGTCCAAAACTTGTGCCACTGTGTTAAAGAATCTGCCGACATCTATTGATGAAGACACCTTGCTCTTGAATGCAATGCACAGTAGCCAAGATTTTTTCACTTTCATGGAGATCACAAAATCTATGTCTTCCAGGGATGAGATCTATACCTTCTTAGAAGCACATGATATGAAAGATGCACATAGTTTCACTGACGAAATATTATCTAGAAAAGCAAGAAGGTCCATGGATAGGTGGAAATTAGCTGTCCAATGGAGGCTGAAGTATAAGAAAGTCCTCTTTGATTCTATCTCTTATTGTACTGAAatacttgattctttcataaaataa
- the LOC114193434 gene encoding protein SET DOMAIN GROUP 40 isoform X2 → MTRENVMEDEKLCFAVNRHSCLSSTQILIVCLLYEMGKGKTSRWHPYLMHLPHTYDILAMFGEFEKRALQVDEAVWVTEKAILKAKSEWKESHALMEDLMFRPQFLTFKAWVWAAATISSRTLHIPWDEAGCLCPVGDLFNYDAPGEESDIEDLEHLLSNSSIHDTNLLNGGKNIMVDAEQLDSHSQRLTDGGFEEDVNAYCFYARAHYKKGDQVLLCYGTYTNLELLEHYGFLLQENPNDKVFIPLEPTIYLSTSWSMESLYIHHNGKPSFALLAALRLWATPQNKRKSVGHLVYSGSQVSADNEIFITKWLSKTCATVLKNLPTSIDEDTLLLNAMHSSQDFFTFMEITKSMSSRDEIYTFLEAHDMKDAHSFTDEILSRKARRSMDRWKLAVQWRLKYKKVLFDSISYCTEILDSFIK, encoded by the exons ATGACAAGAGAGAATGTTATGGAAGATGAAAAGCTCTGTTTTGCTGTCAATAGACACTCTTGTCTATCCTCAACTCAG ATATTGATCGTTTGCTTGTTGTATGAAATGGGTAAAGGGAAGACTTCAAGGTGGCATCCTTACCTAATGCATTTGCCACACACTTATGACATACTAGCCATGTTTGGTGAATTTGAGAAGCGTGCTCTGCAA GTGGATGAAGCGGTGTGGGTCACCGAAAAAGCTATACTAAAGGCCAAATCAGAGTGGAAAGAATCTCATGCTTTGATGGAAGATCTCATGTTTAGGCCCCAGTTTTTAACATTTAAGGCTTGGGTTTGGGCTGCTGCAACG ATATCTTCTCGAACATTGCATATACCATGGGATGAAGCTGGGTGCTTATGCCCTGTGGGTGACTTGTTTAATTATGATGCACCTGGAGAGGAGTCTGACATTGAGGATTTAGAACATTTGCTATCAAACTCTTCCATTCACGATACAAACTTATTAAATGGAGGCAAGAATATAATGGTAGATGCAGAACAGCTTGATTCTCATTCCCAAAGATTAACTGATGGTGGGTTTGAGGAAGATGTTAATGCATATTGCTTCTATGCCAGGGCACATTACAAGAAAGGCGATCAG GTTCTATTATGCTATGGAACTTACACAAACTTGGAGCTTCTTGAACACTATGGCTTTCTCCTACAAGAAAATCCAAATGACAAAGTTTTTATCCCTTTGGAACCAACTATATATCTTTCCACTTCATGGTCTATGGAATCACTCTATATCCATCATAATGGGAAGCCTTCATTTGCACTACTTGCTGCATTGCGGTTGTGGGCAACCCCTCAAAACAAGAGGAAGTCTGTAGGACATCTTGTGTATTCTGGTTCCCAAGTGTCAGCAGACAATGAAATTTTCATCACGAAATGGCTGTCCAAAACTTGTGCCACTGTGTTAAAGAATCTGCCGACATCTATTGATGAAGACACCTTGCTCTTGAATGCAATGCACAGTAGCCAAGATTTTTTCACTTTCATGGAGATCACAAAATCTATGTCTTCCAGGGATGAGATCTATACCTTCTTAGAAGCACATGATATGAAAGATGCACATAGTTTCACTGACGAAATATTATCTAGAAAAGCAAGAAGGTCCATGGATAGGTGGAAATTAGCTGTCCAATGGAGGCTGAAGTATAAGAAAGTCCTCTTTGATTCTATCTCTTATTGTACTGAAatacttgattctttcataaaataa